A single window of Nicotiana sylvestris chromosome 3, ASM39365v2, whole genome shotgun sequence DNA harbors:
- the LOC104237800 gene encoding uncharacterized protein → MVVGGAVADCLSKCGTSFVARSSSSSFYGIGSSLSLNSNLPCPIRPRRAVGLCVASLITNSDSFEVGKLIGSYGFMNVTSYSGLQSGMGMDYAVSEDIGSFKVQDIGEGNVTIRLYEGRVAQGPLRGTRVIFKVYPGKQVGGSEADMMAANELNAHASLQSSPKDFCKHIQILVGGFETNTGEQWLAFRDNGKYSAADYAKITSEKMAKVIAGGEQRLWNPFEQDQTIKRRRYFVIRLLHGAMRGLSYMHDNDRLHQSLGPASVVLNTVVEKDAAYLVPQLRDLAFSVDISYSKLEDRPNILSEGLWRRASVSGASSPLERRAFGIADDIFEAGLLFAYLAFIPFCQAGVMDSLSLRRLLENTFQLDLQAAREYCSADDRLLEAVKFLDLGDGAGWELLQAMLNRDYRGRPIAEAVVNHRFLSGTFL, encoded by the exons ATGGTTGTTGGAGGAGCAGTAGCAGATTGCCTTTCTAAATGTGGAACTTCGTTTGTCGCGaggtcttcttcatcatcattttACGGAATTGGTTCAAGTCTTAGTCTGAATTCGAATCTACCTTGTCCAATTAGACCTCGTCGAGCTGTTGGATTATGTGTTGCTAGTTTGATCACGAATTCCGATTCGTTCGAAGTTGGAAAGCTTATCGGTAGCTATGGCTTCATGAATGTCACCAG tTACTCGGGCCTCCAATCTGGAATGGGGATGGATTATGCGGTATCAGAAGATATAGGGAGCTTTAAAGTACAAGATATTGGAGAAGGAAATGTCACGATCAG GCTTTATGAAGGAAGAGTAGCTCAAGGTCCACTTAGAGGAACTCGGGTCATTTTTAAG GTATATCCTGGAAAACAAGTTGGTGGAAGTGAGGCTGACATGATGGCTGCGAATGAGCTTAATGCTCATGCTTCCCTTCAA AGCAGTCCAAAAGATTTCTGCAAGCATATTCAAATACTTGTAGGAGGATTTGAGACAAATACTGGGGAGCAG TGGCTTGCTTTTAGGGATAATGGAAAATATAGTGCTGCAGATTATGCTAAAATTACTAGTGAAAAAATGGCAAAAGTGATTGCTGGAGGAGAACAGAGATTGTGGAACCCCTTTGAGCAGGATCAGACCATAAAACGCAGAAGATATTTTGTTATTAGGCTGCTTCATGGGGCTATGAGAGGTCTGTCCTATATGCATGACAATGACAGACTACACCAAAGTCTTGGTCCTGCTTCTGTTGTCCTAAA TACAGTTGTTGAGAAAGATGCTGCATATCTAGTTCCTCAGCTCCGTGATCTCGCCTTCTCTGTTGATATAAG CTATTCTAAACTTGAAGATCGTCCTAATATCCTGTCAGAAGGACTTTGGAGACGGGCATCTGTTTCTGGAGCGTCTAGTCCTTTGGAGAGAAGAGCTTTTGGAATAGCAGATGACAT ATTTGAAGCTGGACTTCTTTTTGCTTATTTAGCATTTATTCCATTTTGTCAAGCAGGAGTCATGGACAGCCTATCATTGCGG AGGCTCCTGGAAAATACTTTTCAACTTGATCTTCAAGCTGCAAGGGA GTATTGTTCTGCTGATGATCGCCTGCTAGAAGCAGTCAAGTTTCTTGATCTAGGTGATGGTGCTGGCTGGGAGTTACTGCAG GCAATGCTTAATCGTGACTACCGTGGGAGGCCAATTGCAGAAGCTGTAGTAAACCATCGATTCCTGAGTGGTACTTTCCTATGA
- the LOC104237803 gene encoding histone acetyltransferase MCC1, translating into MLDCAMQNLKLSHNPLIHYRPIRTSDLEVLQKIHGDLFPIRYESEFFQNVVNGRGIVSWGAVDRNRPNGQNDELIGFVTARTVLAKDSDIEDFLRYDSSRSEQTLIYILTLGVADSYKNLGIASSLIHEVIKYASNIPTCRAVYLHVISYNNPAIYLYKKMYFQCVRRLPAFYFINGQHYDAYLFIYYVNGGRSPCSPLELVKLLVTCAKSGFKTMAAKLWTKEERKPSKWPKSKESGSLLPTKHNRRMSTEGAVSQFV; encoded by the exons ATGCTAGATTGTGCAATGCAGAACCTCAAACTCTCCCACAATCCACTCATACATTATAGGCCTATAAGAACCTCTGATTTGGAAGTACTTCAGAAAATCCATGGAGATCTGTTCCCGATCAG ATATGAGTCTGAGTTCTTCCAAAATGTTGTTAATGGCCGGGGCATTGTTTCATGGGGAGCTGTTGATCGCAATCGGCCCAATGGGCAAAATGACGAACTTATTGGATTTGTGACTGCGCGGACTGTTCTAGCAAAAGACAGTGAT ATAGAAGATTTTCTGAGATATGACTCATCGAGATCAGAGCAAACATTGATTTACATCTTGACACTGGGAGTTGCAGACTCCTATAAAAATCTCGGCATAG CTAGTTCTCTAATTCACGAGGTCATAAAATATGCCTCGAACATCCCGACTTGTCGAGCAGTTTACCTACATGTGATCTCATATAATAACCCTGCCATATACTTGTACAAAAAGATGTACTTTCAATGTGTGAGGAGGCTACctgccttttattttattaacgGTCAGCATTATGATGCGTACTTGTTCATCTACTATGTGAATGGTGGTCGCTCTCCTTGCTCACCTCT AGAGCTCGTTAAGCTTTTAGTTACTTGTGCAAAGAGTGGATTCAAGACGATGGCTGCCAAGCTCTGGACGAAAGAAGAGAGAAAGCCCTCCAAATGGCCAAAATCCAAGGAGTCTGGTTCCCTTCTCCCAACAAAACATAACAGGAGGATGTCAACCGAGGGTGCCGTGTCTCAATTTGTTTAA